A single genomic interval of Sander lucioperca isolate FBNREF2018 chromosome 9, SLUC_FBN_1.2, whole genome shotgun sequence harbors:
- the paxip1 gene encoding PAX-interacting protein 1 isoform X2, protein MSEEENKVVEELFKDVKFYVVGDIDQKVVQLLKAGKGKEVSYNALATHIIAEDGDNPEVGESREVFDLPVVKPSWVILSVRCGDLLPVTGFSPESGQIFFGVTACLPRLPDDLNTLWAYITFYGGECQLNLNKKVTHLVVKESKGAKFECALKHPGIKVVTPDWITDSVKDKSRKDELLYHPRLTYVEPEEDDESEAESYDQRSHSDGSYSPRRSRRSSGGSSGEESSPRRRPGPKKLNSVSPNSPRKPERRSERMFDDSDDDSSTEKEGTNLNWTPAEVVTPTAPVPTGTARRRAGPPGNKDPASSTGSGLINLCATVPPVPGSVGAMPAEARSAAAAISHAAQQGVSVPESIPGWSPAARTLRNITNNSDMQPASRPANVAHILQNLTANQTKPLEQQTNQSHAPTPNSTNPLLFNQSKLTGQPLTAEQQQQLLLQQQQQSHQAAQQQHQQLPQQPQHPIMHLQQQQQQHQMLQLHHQQQQQQQQQQQQSQVPQQPGFAQLPQQQQQFLQQQQQQMHQQQMFSQQQQQQQQHHAFPPQQQLRPQQLLRPGLQPGLQQLQQQQALQQQLQQFQQQQRMQMLQQQQQQQQQQQQNQQQLHQQHLQQQQQQQHFLQQQHMQQLQQQQQLQNQQQLQNQQQQQQQSLQHQIQQALQQQQQTLQPPLQQTPHISQLFGHEPAQEIPPDGFLLGCVFAVADYPEQMADKQLLATWKRVIQACGGAVDPTLTSRCTHLLCESQVSNMYVQALREGKRCITAHWLNTVLKRKRMVPPHRTLHLPFAFPPGAKPCSQHIISVTGFVDADRDDLKLMAYLAGSRYTGYLCRSNTVLICKEPSGLKYEKAKEWKIPCVNAQWLCDILLGNFEALRQIQHSRYSIYTHPEPLVPNPQLVQNLLAAWRTPIKVSSEALASLQLLQKQKITDSTNQPANKKARLEEIQSPNKKLPPESTPRVMFTGFEPAQVQQYTKRLHALGGEVADGSPKVTHLLASKVTRTVKFLTAMSVVKHIVSPEWLDESWRSQKFVDEQSYTLRDAEAEVLFGFSLEESLKRAHSAPLFKGKYFYVTPGICPSLSTMKPILESAGGKLLAKQPSYRKIMEHKQNKNLPEIILISCDNDLHLCREYFMKNIDVHNAEFILTGVLTQKLDYDSYKFT, encoded by the exons ATGTCTGAGGAGGAAAATAAGGTTGTCGAAGAACTTTTCAAAGATGTCAAATTCTACGTGGTAGGGGACATTGACCAAAAG GTGGTGCAGCTGCTGAAGGCGGGAAAAGGAAAGGAGGTGTCCTACAATGCTTTAGCCACTCACATCATTGCAGAGGACGGGGACAACCCCGAGGTGGGCGAGTCGAGAGAGGTCTTTGACCTGCCTGTTGTCAAG CCATCCTGGGTGATCCTCTCAGTCAGATGTGGAGACCTGTTACC AGTTACTGGATTCTCCCCAGAATCAGGACAGATATTCTTTGGTGTGACAGCTTGTCTACCTagg ctTCCAGATGATCTCAACACGTTGTGGGCCTACATAACCTTTTATGGAGGAGAATGTCAACTTAACCTCAACAAGAAGGTCACCCACTTAGTAGTGAAGGAATCAAAGGGG GCCAAGTTTGAGTGTGCCCTGAAACACCCGGGCATCAAGGTTGTTACCCCGGACTGGATAACAGATTCTGTTAAAG acaaaagCAGAAAAGATGAGCTGCTCTATCACCCCAGACTCACCTACgtggagccagaggaggacGACGAGAGTGAAGCCGAGTCGTACGACCAGCGCTCCCATTCCGACGGAAGCTACAGCCCCCGGCGATCACGGCGGTCCAGCGGCGGCTCGTCTGGCGAGGAGTCCAGCCCGCGCCGCCGACCGGGACCCAAAAAGCTGAACTCTGTCTCCCCAAACTCTCCCCGCAAGCCCGAGCGCCGCAGCGAGCGCATGTTCGACGACTCAGACGACGACTCCTCCACGGAGAAGGAGGGCACCAACCTCAACTGGACGCCGGCCGAAGTGGTCACGCCGACCGCCCCTGTCCCGACCGGCACGGCCAGGCGCCGAGCCGGGCCCCCCGGCAACAAAGACCCGGCGTCGTCCACCGGCAGCGGGCTGATTAACCTGTGTGCCACCGTGCCTCCCGTGCCGGGGAGCGTGGGCGCCATGCCTGCAGAAGctcgctctgctgctgctgccatcaGTCACGCCGCACAGCAAG GTGTATCGGTTCCAGAGAGCATCCCTGGGTGGAGCCCGGCTGCTAGAACCCTCCGCAACATCACCAACAACTCTGACATGCAACCAGCCAGTCGACCCGCCAACGTAGCACAT ATCCTCCAGAACCTGACCGCCAATCAGACAAAGCCGTTGGAGCAGCAGACCAATCAGAGCCACGCTCCGACCCCCAACAGCACCAACCCTCTTCTGTTCAACCAGTCCAAGCTGACGGGCCAGCCGCTCACGGCGGAGCAGCAGCAAcagttgctgctgcaacagcaacagcagtcTCACCAGGCCGCCCAGCAACAACACCAACAGCTACCGCAGCAGCCGCAGCATCCCATAATGcacctccagcagcagcagcagcagcatcagatGTTGCAGCTACATcaccaacaacagcagcagcagcagcagcagcaacaacagtcCCAGGTCCCACAGCAACCGGGGTTTGCACAGTTACcccaacaacagcaacagtttctacaacaacagcagcagcaaatgcACCAACAGCAGATGTTttcgcagcagcagcaacagcagcagcagcatcatgcGTTCCCCCCGCAGCAGCAGCTCCGGCCCCAGCAGCTACTGCGGCCCGGTCTACAGCCCGGTctacagcagctgcagcagcagcaggccctgcagcagcagctccagcagttccagcagcagcagcgcatgcagatgttacagcagcagcagcagcaacaacaacagcagcagcagaaccaACAGCAGTTACACCAACAGcatctccagcagcagcagcagcagcagcatttcctgcagcagcaacacatgcagcagctgcagcagcagcagcagctgcagaatcagcagcagctgcagaatcagcagcagcagcagcagcagtctctgCAGCACCAGATCCAGCAggccctgcagcagcagcagcagacgcTGCAGCCTCCGCTCCAGCAGACTCCGCACATCTCCCAGCTGTTTGGACACGAGCCGGCACAAGAAA TTCCACCGGATGGCTTCCTGCTGGGCTGTGTGTTTGCTGTCGCTGACTACCCGGAACAGATGGCTGACAAACAACTCCTGGCCACGTGGAAGAGG GTCATCCAGGCGTGTGGTGGTGCTGTCGACCCCACCCTGACCAGCCGCTGCACACACCTGCTGTGTGAGAGTCAAGTCAGCAACATGTATGTACAG GCACTCCGAGAGGGGAAGCGCTGTATAACAGCCCACTGGCTCAACACTGtactgaagaggaagaggatggTTCCTCCTCATCGGACGTTGCATCTGCCCTTCGCCTTCCCTCCCGGAGCCAAACCCTGCTCCCAGCAC ATTATATCGGTGACGGGGTTTGTGGATGCTGACAGGGATGACCTGAAGTTGATGGCCTACCTGGCTGGTTCCAGATACACCGGGTATCTGTGTCGGAGCAACACCGTCCTCATCTGTAAAGA ACCCAGCGGGCTTAAATACGAGAAGGCCAAGGAGTGGAAGATCCCCTGCGTGAACGCCCAGTGGCTGTGTGATATACTGCTGGGCAACTTTGAAGCCCTGAGACAGATTCAGCACAGCCGATACTCCATCTACACACACCCTGAACCACTGGTGCCTAACCCACAGCTGGTCCAGAACCTGCTGG CTGCTTGGAGAACGCCGATCAAAGTATCTTCCGAAGCTTTGGCG AGTCTCCAGCTGCTCCAGAAGCAGAAGATAACCGACTCCACCAACCAGCCGGCAAACAAGAAGGCCAG actGGAGGAGATCCAGTCACCCAATAAGAAGCTTCCTCCAGAGTCCACTCCCCGGGTCATGTTCACAGGCTTTGAGCCCGCACAAGTACAGCAGTACACAAAG AGGTTACATGCTTTAGGTGGTGAAGTAGCCGACGGCAGTCCGAAAGTCACTCACCTGCTGGCTAGTAAAGTGACTCGCACCGTCAAGTTCCTCACCGCCATGTCCGTGGTCAAACACATCGTCAGCCCAGAGTGGCTGGACGAGAGCTGGAGGAGCCAGAAGTTTGtgg atgAGCAGAGCTACACCCTGAGGGACGCGGAGGCGGAGGTGTTGTTTGGCTTCAGTTTGGAGGAGTCACTAAAGCGAGCCCACAGCGCACCGCTCTTCAAG GGAAAGTACTTCTACGTCACCCCGGGGATCTGCCCCAGCCTCAGCACCATGAAGCCCATCCTGGAGAGTGCCGGAGGGAAGCTGCTGGCCAAGCAGCCCTCGTACAGAAAGATCATGGAGCATAAACAGAACAAG AACCTTCCAGAGATCATCTTAATTTCCTGTGACAATGACCTCCACCTCTGTAGAGAATACTTCATGAAAAACATTG ATGTCCACAACGCGGAGTTCATCCTGACAGGAGTTCTCACCCAGAAACTCGACTATGATTC GTATAAGTTCACTTGA
- the paxip1 gene encoding PAX-interacting protein 1 isoform X1 translates to MSEEENKVVEELFKDVKFYVVGDIDQKVVQLLKAGKGKEVSYNALATHIIAEDGDNPEVGESREVFDLPVVKPSWVILSVRCGDLLPVTGFSPESGQIFFGVTACLPRLPDDLNTLWAYITFYGGECQLNLNKKVTHLVVKESKGAKFECALKHPGIKVVTPDWITDSVKDKSRKDELLYHPRLTYVEPEEDDESEAESYDQRSHSDGSYSPRRSRRSSGGSSGEESSPRRRPGPKKLNSVSPNSPRKPERRSERMFDDSDDDSSTEKEGTNLNWTPAEVVTPTAPVPTGTARRRAGPPGNKDPASSTGSGLINLCATVPPVPGSVGAMPAEARSAAAAISHAAQQGVSVPESIPGWSPAARTLRNITNNSDMQPASRPANVAHILQNLTANQTKPLEQQTNQSHAPTPNSTNPLLFNQSKLTGQPLTAEQQQQLLLQQQQQSHQAAQQQHQQLPQQPQHPIMHLQQQQQQHQMLQLHHQQQQQQQQQQQQSQVPQQPGFAQLPQQQQQFLQQQQQQMHQQQMFSQQQQQQQQHHAFPPQQQLRPQQLLRPGLQPGLQQLQQQQALQQQLQQFQQQQRMQMLQQQQQQQQQQQQNQQQLHQQHLQQQQQQQHFLQQQHMQQLQQQQQLQNQQQLQNQQQQQQQSLQHQIQQALQQQQQTLQPPLQQTPHISQLFGHEPAQEIPPDGFLLGCVFAVADYPEQMADKQLLATWKRVIQACGGAVDPTLTSRCTHLLCESQVSNMYVQALREGKRCITAHWLNTVLKRKRMVPPHRTLHLPFAFPPGAKPCSQHIISVTGFVDADRDDLKLMAYLAGSRYTGYLCRSNTVLICKEPSGLKYEKAKEWKIPCVNAQWLCDILLGNFEALRQIQHSRYSIYTHPEPLVPNPQLVQNLLAAWRTPIKVSSEALASLQLLQKQKITDSTNQPANKKARLEEIQSPNKKLPPESTPRVMFTGFEPAQVQQYTKRLHALGGEVADGSPKVTHLLASKVTRTVKFLTAMSVVKHIVSPEWLDESWRSQKFVDEQSYTLRDAEAEVLFGFSLEESLKRAHSAPLFKGKYFYVTPGICPSLSTMKPILESAGGKLLAKQPSYRKIMEHKQNKNLPEIILISCDNDLHLCREYFMKNIDVHNAEFILTGVLTQKLDYDSYPLQQ, encoded by the exons ATGTCTGAGGAGGAAAATAAGGTTGTCGAAGAACTTTTCAAAGATGTCAAATTCTACGTGGTAGGGGACATTGACCAAAAG GTGGTGCAGCTGCTGAAGGCGGGAAAAGGAAAGGAGGTGTCCTACAATGCTTTAGCCACTCACATCATTGCAGAGGACGGGGACAACCCCGAGGTGGGCGAGTCGAGAGAGGTCTTTGACCTGCCTGTTGTCAAG CCATCCTGGGTGATCCTCTCAGTCAGATGTGGAGACCTGTTACC AGTTACTGGATTCTCCCCAGAATCAGGACAGATATTCTTTGGTGTGACAGCTTGTCTACCTagg ctTCCAGATGATCTCAACACGTTGTGGGCCTACATAACCTTTTATGGAGGAGAATGTCAACTTAACCTCAACAAGAAGGTCACCCACTTAGTAGTGAAGGAATCAAAGGGG GCCAAGTTTGAGTGTGCCCTGAAACACCCGGGCATCAAGGTTGTTACCCCGGACTGGATAACAGATTCTGTTAAAG acaaaagCAGAAAAGATGAGCTGCTCTATCACCCCAGACTCACCTACgtggagccagaggaggacGACGAGAGTGAAGCCGAGTCGTACGACCAGCGCTCCCATTCCGACGGAAGCTACAGCCCCCGGCGATCACGGCGGTCCAGCGGCGGCTCGTCTGGCGAGGAGTCCAGCCCGCGCCGCCGACCGGGACCCAAAAAGCTGAACTCTGTCTCCCCAAACTCTCCCCGCAAGCCCGAGCGCCGCAGCGAGCGCATGTTCGACGACTCAGACGACGACTCCTCCACGGAGAAGGAGGGCACCAACCTCAACTGGACGCCGGCCGAAGTGGTCACGCCGACCGCCCCTGTCCCGACCGGCACGGCCAGGCGCCGAGCCGGGCCCCCCGGCAACAAAGACCCGGCGTCGTCCACCGGCAGCGGGCTGATTAACCTGTGTGCCACCGTGCCTCCCGTGCCGGGGAGCGTGGGCGCCATGCCTGCAGAAGctcgctctgctgctgctgccatcaGTCACGCCGCACAGCAAG GTGTATCGGTTCCAGAGAGCATCCCTGGGTGGAGCCCGGCTGCTAGAACCCTCCGCAACATCACCAACAACTCTGACATGCAACCAGCCAGTCGACCCGCCAACGTAGCACAT ATCCTCCAGAACCTGACCGCCAATCAGACAAAGCCGTTGGAGCAGCAGACCAATCAGAGCCACGCTCCGACCCCCAACAGCACCAACCCTCTTCTGTTCAACCAGTCCAAGCTGACGGGCCAGCCGCTCACGGCGGAGCAGCAGCAAcagttgctgctgcaacagcaacagcagtcTCACCAGGCCGCCCAGCAACAACACCAACAGCTACCGCAGCAGCCGCAGCATCCCATAATGcacctccagcagcagcagcagcagcatcagatGTTGCAGCTACATcaccaacaacagcagcagcagcagcagcagcaacaacagtcCCAGGTCCCACAGCAACCGGGGTTTGCACAGTTACcccaacaacagcaacagtttctacaacaacagcagcagcaaatgcACCAACAGCAGATGTTttcgcagcagcagcaacagcagcagcagcatcatgcGTTCCCCCCGCAGCAGCAGCTCCGGCCCCAGCAGCTACTGCGGCCCGGTCTACAGCCCGGTctacagcagctgcagcagcagcaggccctgcagcagcagctccagcagttccagcagcagcagcgcatgcagatgttacagcagcagcagcagcaacaacaacagcagcagcagaaccaACAGCAGTTACACCAACAGcatctccagcagcagcagcagcagcagcatttcctgcagcagcaacacatgcagcagctgcagcagcagcagcagctgcagaatcagcagcagctgcagaatcagcagcagcagcagcagcagtctctgCAGCACCAGATCCAGCAggccctgcagcagcagcagcagacgcTGCAGCCTCCGCTCCAGCAGACTCCGCACATCTCCCAGCTGTTTGGACACGAGCCGGCACAAGAAA TTCCACCGGATGGCTTCCTGCTGGGCTGTGTGTTTGCTGTCGCTGACTACCCGGAACAGATGGCTGACAAACAACTCCTGGCCACGTGGAAGAGG GTCATCCAGGCGTGTGGTGGTGCTGTCGACCCCACCCTGACCAGCCGCTGCACACACCTGCTGTGTGAGAGTCAAGTCAGCAACATGTATGTACAG GCACTCCGAGAGGGGAAGCGCTGTATAACAGCCCACTGGCTCAACACTGtactgaagaggaagaggatggTTCCTCCTCATCGGACGTTGCATCTGCCCTTCGCCTTCCCTCCCGGAGCCAAACCCTGCTCCCAGCAC ATTATATCGGTGACGGGGTTTGTGGATGCTGACAGGGATGACCTGAAGTTGATGGCCTACCTGGCTGGTTCCAGATACACCGGGTATCTGTGTCGGAGCAACACCGTCCTCATCTGTAAAGA ACCCAGCGGGCTTAAATACGAGAAGGCCAAGGAGTGGAAGATCCCCTGCGTGAACGCCCAGTGGCTGTGTGATATACTGCTGGGCAACTTTGAAGCCCTGAGACAGATTCAGCACAGCCGATACTCCATCTACACACACCCTGAACCACTGGTGCCTAACCCACAGCTGGTCCAGAACCTGCTGG CTGCTTGGAGAACGCCGATCAAAGTATCTTCCGAAGCTTTGGCG AGTCTCCAGCTGCTCCAGAAGCAGAAGATAACCGACTCCACCAACCAGCCGGCAAACAAGAAGGCCAG actGGAGGAGATCCAGTCACCCAATAAGAAGCTTCCTCCAGAGTCCACTCCCCGGGTCATGTTCACAGGCTTTGAGCCCGCACAAGTACAGCAGTACACAAAG AGGTTACATGCTTTAGGTGGTGAAGTAGCCGACGGCAGTCCGAAAGTCACTCACCTGCTGGCTAGTAAAGTGACTCGCACCGTCAAGTTCCTCACCGCCATGTCCGTGGTCAAACACATCGTCAGCCCAGAGTGGCTGGACGAGAGCTGGAGGAGCCAGAAGTTTGtgg atgAGCAGAGCTACACCCTGAGGGACGCGGAGGCGGAGGTGTTGTTTGGCTTCAGTTTGGAGGAGTCACTAAAGCGAGCCCACAGCGCACCGCTCTTCAAG GGAAAGTACTTCTACGTCACCCCGGGGATCTGCCCCAGCCTCAGCACCATGAAGCCCATCCTGGAGAGTGCCGGAGGGAAGCTGCTGGCCAAGCAGCCCTCGTACAGAAAGATCATGGAGCATAAACAGAACAAG AACCTTCCAGAGATCATCTTAATTTCCTGTGACAATGACCTCCACCTCTGTAGAGAATACTTCATGAAAAACATTG ATGTCCACAACGCGGAGTTCATCCTGACAGGAGTTCTCACCCAGAAACTCGACTATGATTCATATCCTTTACAGCAATGA